A region of Dioscorea cayenensis subsp. rotundata cultivar TDr96_F1 chromosome 5, TDr96_F1_v2_PseudoChromosome.rev07_lg8_w22 25.fasta, whole genome shotgun sequence DNA encodes the following proteins:
- the LOC120259895 gene encoding immune-associated nucleotide-binding protein 9 isoform X1, whose product MMESNPLVLRGGSLFVHINRTIDESYFDDDWEVTVPNTGSTVVLIGKTGNGKSATGNSILGRKAFKSQAAPSGVTTSCELQQTVFQDGRILNVIDTPGLFDISPESRSMGEDITKFLELAKDGIHAVLLVLSVRSRFSQEEEAALTKLRAVFGERIIKYMIVLFTGGDDLEGNDDTLEDYLARDCPEPLQQIIQLCENRVVLFDNRSRDPSKKAQQLHELLTLVDSIIMSNNRRPYSNELFAEIKKEALRMQEALKDIESLEGHNESEINGLKEQNNKSYEEQMRQISEMVDQKMNYHIESIYKLLEEEQNARREVERISQELLAAERKERVEEGNRSKEEIRKLKEELQRARMESANIDIRKEFLNKCAIL is encoded by the exons ATGATGGAGTCCAATCCACTTGTCTTAAGGGGTGGCTCGCTTTTTGTACATATAAA cCGCACAATTGATGAAAGTTACTTTGATGATGATTGGGAAGTTACTGTACCCAATACTGGCAGTACTGTGGTCTTAATAGGGAAGACAGGAAATGGAAAAAGTGCCACAGGGAACAGTATTTTAGGTAGGAAGGCATTCAAGTCACAGGCTGCTCCTTCTGGTGTGACTACTTCATGTGAACTACAGCAAACCGTATTTCAAGATGGTCGTATTCTGAATGTGATCGACACTCCCG GACTATTTGATATTTCACCTGAGTCAAGGTCCATGGGTGAAGATATCACGAAGTTTTTAGAGTTGGCTAAGGATGGCATTCATGCTGTCCTTCTAGTACTTTCAGTTAGGTCTCGCTTTTCACAAGAAGAGGAGGCTGCACTTACTAAATTGCGAGCAGTTTTTGGGGAGAGAATAATCAAATACATGATTGTATTATTTACTGGTGGTGATGACTTAGAAGGAAATGATGATACGTTGGAAGATTATTTGGCGCGTGACTGCCCTGAGCCTTTGCAG CAAATCATACAATTGTGTGAAAATAGGGTTGTGCTTTTCGATAACAGGTCTAGGGATCCATCTAAGAAAGCCCAGCAGCTGCATGAACTACTCACTCTGGTAGACTCAATAATAATGAGCAACAATAGGCGCCCATATTCTAATGAACTTTTTGCTGAAATCAAG AAAGAAGCTTTAAGGATGCAAGAGGCACTGAAAGACATTGAATCATTGGAAGGACATAATGAATCAGAGATAAATGGGTTGAAGGAACAAAATAACAAATCTTATGAAGAACAGATGCGTCAGATTTCCGAGATG GTGGATCAGAAGATGAATTACCATATAGAAAGTATCTACAAACTACTGGAAGAGGAGCAAAATGCTCGACGCGAAGTCGAAAGAATTTCACAGGAACTGTTGGCTGCCGAGCGCAAAGAACGAGTGGAAGAAGGAAACAGATCGAAAGAAGAGATCAGGAAACTCAAAGAGGAGTTACAACGTGCTCGCATGGAGAGTGCAAACATAGACATCCGAAAAGAATTTCTTAACAAATGTGCTATCTTGTAA
- the LOC120260041 gene encoding uncharacterized protein LOC120260041 has protein sequence MAVAVRLKEIMQPDFSQGHEISSCKPFRMCISDDDLKDFDSDDGERSDMSPGKGTRFSCADFDLSDSESFEEEGYLKITLHLPYKKSYEESILFEYELERETKVKEAVRCKLSSLEASLRFENDFALIRVATFVRERKEANVRLDKQHTRKM, from the exons ATGGCAGTTGCGGTGCGTTTGAAAGAAATCATGCAGCC GGATTTTTCTCAAGGACATGAGATTAGTAGTTGTAAGCCTTTCAGAATGTGCATATCTGATGACGATCTCAAGGATTTTGATAGTGATGATGGAGAGAGGTCTGATATGAGTCCAGGGAAAGGCACTCGATTTTCCTGTGCTGATTTTGATTTGAG TGACTCAGAAAGTTTCGAGGAGGAGg GATATCTCAAGATCACACTTCATTTGCCGTATAAGAAAAGTTACGAGGAGAGCATCTTATTTGAATATGAACTTGAGCGTGAGACAAAAGTTAAG GAAGCTGTCAGGTGTAAATTATCTTCTTTGGAGGCGAGCCTAAGATTTGAAAATGACTTTGCATTAATTCGTGTTGCAACATTTGTTCGGGAAAGGAAAGAGGCAAATGTGAGATTGGATAAACAGCATACGCGCAAGATGTAA
- the LOC120260040 gene encoding uncharacterized protein LOC120260040 has product MKDKDSDEWPDAVKVWKLSRQRPNGTWVVPNGEEIMDKLQKEGEKNREKISSAPLPLVEHFGLVLERKSSYSRGLGLKGITSTFQQNSQILVEAEAAKKRANDLDDEVARLNEITKNQEEKIQAQHVAIEKQAMEMKQVSTIFAHLGDSGLIPSILLNPSTPIGHPSTSPTSSAPTSHVTIKFYKMLNRIKCIGSASSWRVV; this is encoded by the exons ATg aAAGATAAAGATTCTGATGAATGGCCAGATGCTGTTAAAGTTTGGAAGTTATCACGACAAAGACCAAATGGAACTTGGGTTGTTCCAAATGGTGAAGAAATAATG gaCAAACTTCAAAAAGAGGGtgaaaagaatagagaaaagaTTTCATCTGCACCTTTACCACTCGTTGAGCATTTTGGTCTTGTTTTAGAAAGAAAGTCAAGTTACTCACGTGGTTTAGGTCTTAAAGGGATAACATCTACATTTCAACAAAACAGTCAAATTTTAGTAGAAGCTGAGGCTGCAAAAAAGCGTGCAAATGATTTAGATGATGAGGTTGCTAGACTAAATGAAATCACAAAAAACCAAGAAGAGAAGATTCAAGCTCAACACGTAGCTATTGAGAAGCAAGCCATGGAAATGAAACAAGTTTCAACTATTTTTGCGCATTTGGGAGATAGTGGATTAATTCCTAGTATCTTACTCAATCCATCTACCCCAATTGGACATCCATCAACTAGCCCAACATCAAGTGCCCCAACTAGTCATGtaactataaaattttataaaatgttaaata GAATCAAATGCATAGGGAGTGCCTCATCTTGGAGAGTAGTttag
- the LOC120259895 gene encoding immune-associated nucleotide-binding protein 9 isoform X2, producing the protein MAPSRTIDESYFDDDWEVTVPNTGSTVVLIGKTGNGKSATGNSILGRKAFKSQAAPSGVTTSCELQQTVFQDGRILNVIDTPGLFDISPESRSMGEDITKFLELAKDGIHAVLLVLSVRSRFSQEEEAALTKLRAVFGERIIKYMIVLFTGGDDLEGNDDTLEDYLARDCPEPLQQIIQLCENRVVLFDNRSRDPSKKAQQLHELLTLVDSIIMSNNRRPYSNELFAEIKKEALRMQEALKDIESLEGHNESEINGLKEQNNKSYEEQMRQISEMVDQKMNYHIESIYKLLEEEQNARREVERISQELLAAERKERVEEGNRSKEEIRKLKEELQRARMESANIDIRKEFLNKCAIL; encoded by the exons ATGGCTCCGAG cCGCACAATTGATGAAAGTTACTTTGATGATGATTGGGAAGTTACTGTACCCAATACTGGCAGTACTGTGGTCTTAATAGGGAAGACAGGAAATGGAAAAAGTGCCACAGGGAACAGTATTTTAGGTAGGAAGGCATTCAAGTCACAGGCTGCTCCTTCTGGTGTGACTACTTCATGTGAACTACAGCAAACCGTATTTCAAGATGGTCGTATTCTGAATGTGATCGACACTCCCG GACTATTTGATATTTCACCTGAGTCAAGGTCCATGGGTGAAGATATCACGAAGTTTTTAGAGTTGGCTAAGGATGGCATTCATGCTGTCCTTCTAGTACTTTCAGTTAGGTCTCGCTTTTCACAAGAAGAGGAGGCTGCACTTACTAAATTGCGAGCAGTTTTTGGGGAGAGAATAATCAAATACATGATTGTATTATTTACTGGTGGTGATGACTTAGAAGGAAATGATGATACGTTGGAAGATTATTTGGCGCGTGACTGCCCTGAGCCTTTGCAG CAAATCATACAATTGTGTGAAAATAGGGTTGTGCTTTTCGATAACAGGTCTAGGGATCCATCTAAGAAAGCCCAGCAGCTGCATGAACTACTCACTCTGGTAGACTCAATAATAATGAGCAACAATAGGCGCCCATATTCTAATGAACTTTTTGCTGAAATCAAG AAAGAAGCTTTAAGGATGCAAGAGGCACTGAAAGACATTGAATCATTGGAAGGACATAATGAATCAGAGATAAATGGGTTGAAGGAACAAAATAACAAATCTTATGAAGAACAGATGCGTCAGATTTCCGAGATG GTGGATCAGAAGATGAATTACCATATAGAAAGTATCTACAAACTACTGGAAGAGGAGCAAAATGCTCGACGCGAAGTCGAAAGAATTTCACAGGAACTGTTGGCTGCCGAGCGCAAAGAACGAGTGGAAGAAGGAAACAGATCGAAAGAAGAGATCAGGAAACTCAAAGAGGAGTTACAACGTGCTCGCATGGAGAGTGCAAACATAGACATCCGAAAAGAATTTCTTAACAAATGTGCTATCTTGTAA